CACGTGCACCGTGGTTTCAGCCGGGCCGAATTGGTCCGCATCGCCCGCAACGGCTTCGAGGCGGCGCTGCTGTGCGAGGAGCACCGGCAGGCCCTGCTGGAGGAATTCGACCGTACCGCTGCTTCGCTGCTCGAAGGTTCCGCCGAGCAGAGAGACTGTCCCGCCGATGCCTGAGCCTATCCCATTCATGGTGCCCGAGGGCGTCGAGCGCGAACGAGCCGACCGCGTGTTGGCCGAGAATTTCCCGAACTTCAGCCGCTCGCGACTCCAGAAGTCCTTTGACCGGGGCGAGGTGCTTTTGAACGGCGAAGCGATCAAAAAAAAGCATCCGCTGGAGGCCGGGGACATCCTCAGTCTCGTGCTGCCGGAGCCGCCGCCGAGCAGCGTCGAGCCGGTGGATCTCGGGATCGAACTGCTTTACCAGGACGAGCATATCGCCGTCGCCCTGAAGCCCTGCGGCGTCATCACCCACGGCGGTCCCGGCATTGAGGTGCCGACCCTCTGCCACGGCATGATGCACGCCTGCGCGGGCAAGCTCAGCCGAGCCTCGGGGGATTTGCGACCGGGGATCGTCCACCGGCTGGATAAGGAGACGAGCGGGGCGATTGTCTTCGCCCGGACGGACGAGGCGTTTTTCAAGCTCGTGGCGGGCTTCGCGGGCCGCGAAATTCGCAAGGAGTACCTGGCCATCGTGACCGGTAATCCCCGGCTCGAATCCGGCACGGTGAAGGAACCCATCGACCGCCACCCGGTCAACCGCACCCGCATGGCCGTGATCGAGGGCGGACGCCACGCCCACACCGACTGGCAGGTGGTGGAGCACTTCGGGCACGCGCACACGCTGGTGAGGTGCTTTCTGCACACCGGACGCACGCACCAGATTCGCGTCCACCTGAGCCACCTTGGGCACCCGATCCTCGGGGACACCACCTACGGCTACCGGCCCCGCCCCGGCGAGAAGGCCCCGCCGCACTTTTTCCTCCATGCGCAGCTGCTCGGCTTTTCCCACCCGATCACGGGGGAGGACATGCTCTTTGAGGCCCCGCTGCCGGACGCATTCGAGGCGCAGGTGGAGCGACTGCGGCAATCTCGTTAAAGATTTTACTCACACGGAGGCACAGAGGCACGGAGAGGATTTTTAACAGGAGGAAGCGGAGAGCGCAGAGGATGCGTGGCCGCGCACGATCTTTTTTATTTATAGCCACGAAAAACCACAAAAATCACTAAACCGCATAGGAGTTATTCACGAGTAATCCTCTGCGCCTCAGCGGTGAAAAAAATACAGCACACCCGGCTTACGGGTTCTGCGGAGGCGGAGTCTGCGGCGTGCGCACGATGATGGTCGAGTTACCGGGGTAGCCGCCCTGGTAGTAGGGGGAGCCGCCGGAGGAGTAGCGGAAGTTCACGCTGCCGATGCTGCCGTTGACCTGGACGCCACTGCGGCGGTAGTAGGGGCGGGGGTTGGCGGGGATGACCGTGGTGTTGCCGTCGCTGTTGACGATGACGACGCGGCTCTGGGGATAGGGGTAATAGTAGGCTGGGTACTCGGTCCCGTAAAAGGCGGAGTAGTTGGAGTAGGCGGATTGACGGGCGGCGGCCAGTTCAGCCTCCTGGGCGCTCTTTTCGGCATCCTGCACGCGCTGTTCGAGGGAGTTGATCTTCTGTTGCTGGGCTTTGAGCTGGCTTTCGGCGCGGGCCAGTTCCTCCTGCTCGCGGGCGAAGCGTTCGGCCAGCGGGGTGACAATTTCCGTCACACCGATTTCAGGGAAATCGCGCTGGAAACGCTTCCAGAAGGCGAGTTGCTCGCCGGAGGACAGGCTGAGAAAGGCCGGGTCGCTCAGCTTGTCGTTCTTGAGTTTTTCCCCCTTTTCCTGTTGTCGGGCCTGCTTCATCTGTTTGTGGGCTTCCCACTGGCGGGCGGATTCGGCCTTGAGGGCGGCTTCGCGGTCGAGTTCGGACTGGGTCTTGAGTTCGACCGCAGTCACGACTTGGTTGACCACGGTGACTTTACCTGCCGGGTAAAGATAGAGCGTTTTGTCCGCCAGTTCGAAATACCCCTGCGGCTCGCCGAGGGCGGAAACCATGTCCGCGTAAGTATCGCCGGGGGTAATATCGGCAGCGGGCGCTGCCGTTGTCCAGCAGAGCATAAGCGTCAACCACGCGGTGGCGTAAAGCTTGCCGCCCATCATGGATGAAAATCTAGACCTGTCGGGGGCAAAAGGCAAGCCCGGGCGCGTCGTTTCAGTTGACCTGCGGGGCGGGGTGGGATTGTCTGCTTTTCACATGAATACACCAACGCCGGGAGAGGGACATCGGGCCAGGCTTCGCCAGCGGTTTCTCAAGTCCGGTTTCGACGGGTTCGCCGACCATGAGATCGTTGAGGTGCTGCTGACGCTGTGTATCCCCCGGCGCGATGTGAAAGCCCCGGCCAAGGCGCTGCTCCGGCGTTTTGGTTCGCTGCGGGGAATTCTGG
The DNA window shown above is from Ruficoccus amylovorans and carries:
- a CDS encoding RluA family pseudouridine synthase produces the protein MPEPIPFMVPEGVERERADRVLAENFPNFSRSRLQKSFDRGEVLLNGEAIKKKHPLEAGDILSLVLPEPPPSSVEPVDLGIELLYQDEHIAVALKPCGVITHGGPGIEVPTLCHGMMHACAGKLSRASGDLRPGIVHRLDKETSGAIVFARTDEAFFKLVAGFAGREIRKEYLAIVTGNPRLESGTVKEPIDRHPVNRTRMAVIEGGRHAHTDWQVVEHFGHAHTLVRCFLHTGRTHQIRVHLSHLGHPILGDTTYGYRPRPGEKAPPHFFLHAQLLGFSHPITGEDMLFEAPLPDAFEAQVERLRQSR